A genome region from Bombus pyrosoma isolate SC7728 linkage group LG14, ASM1482585v1, whole genome shotgun sequence includes the following:
- the LOC122574826 gene encoding cytochrome P450 9e2-like isoform X2, translating to MYVCMYVCAVARDRRMFENVSNWTKLCFISIRLNAVVLEKLTQRIFNGSLFNLTSIRTIIMDFFVILSILLVILGIYYLLRPRNPFEVYNLPHKSSFPLLGSTWESILTRKSFATVVQEIYNLIPDAKYVGLYNRMTPVLMIRDEELIKSITIKNFDYFRNHRNFINEQIDSFFSSNLLLLRDDRWRNVRSLFTPAFSSSKMRSMFQLMSETAVNMAKYLSTLPANENVVEMKDIFTRYANDVFATCAFGIVIDSLADRKNKFYTLGREALDIHSVTILKLIVIKIFPGLARRFGITLLSRKVTNFFKQVVSDSIKVREEKGIVRPDFIQLMMETKGFETTSGLLCFAAHEVAVNPEVQKRLHAEIDCVLADSNRELTFEIFNSRLEYLDAVINETVRMYPIIPITDRECSKSFELPPVLSGAKPYVMNEGSHLWLPIYAIQRDPKYFEKPNTFDPDRFLDKKSNLVNSGVYLPFGMGPRNCIAKRFALMEAKVALFHIFARCRLEVCSETTMPMELKTRGVFLTAKNGFWLRIVPRNI from the exons atgtatgtatgtatgtatgtatgcgcTGTTGCACGCGACAGACGGATGTTCGAAAATGTATCCAACTGGACTAAACTGTGTTTT ATTTCCATACGTTTGAATGCCGTTGTACTCGAAAAATTGACTCAACGAATTTTTAATGGTAGCCTTTTCAACCTAACCTCAATTCGCACGATCATCATGGATTTCTTCGTAATATTGTCGATTCTTCTCGTGATTCTGGGAATATACTATCTTTTGAGGCCACGGAACCCTTTCGAGGTATATAATCTACCACACAAGAGCTCATTTCCTCTACTAGGTAGCACATGGGAGTCGATATTAACGCGAAAGTCATTCGCAACCGTGGTTCAGGAAATTTATAACTTGATACCAGACGCGAAATACGTGGGACTCTACAACCGAATGACACCGGTCTTGATGATTCGCGATGAAGAGTTGATCAAATCCATTaccataaaaaattttgaCTATTTTCGGAACCATCGAAATTTCATCAACGAACAAATAGACAGCTTCTTCAGCAGTAATCTGCTGCTACTCCGTGACGATAGGTGGAGAAACGTCAGGTCGTTATTCACTCCAGCCTTCAGCTCCAGTAAGATGAGATCCATGTTTCAATTGATGTCCGAGACTGCTGTAAACATGGCAAAATATTTGTCAACCCTTCCGGCGAATGAGAACGTGGTAGAGATGAAGGACATCTTCACCAGGTATGCAAACGATGTGTTCGCGACGTGTGCTTTTGGTATCGTGATCGATTCATTGGCCgatcgaaaaaataaattttatactttaggCAGAGAGGCTTTGGATATTCACAGCGTAACGATTCTCAAACTTAtcgtgataaaaatattcccagGATTAGCCAGAAGAtttggtataacgttattaagCAGAAAGGTAACGAATTTCTTCAAACAAGTGGTATCTGACAGTATCAAAGTCAGAGAAGAGAAAGGTATAGTCAGACCAGATTTTATTCAGCTGATGATGGAAACCAAAG GTTTCGAGACTACATCCGGACTATTATGCTTTGCTGCTCATGAAGTGGCTGTGAATCCCGAGGTTCAGAAAAGGCTGCATGCCGAAATCGATTGCGTTTTGGCCGATTCCAACAGGGAGCTCactttcgaaatattcaaCAGTCGTTTGGAGTATCTCGACGCTGTGATCAACGAGACAGTGAGAATGTATCCAATTATACCTATCACCGATCGAGAATGTTCGAAATCATTCGAACTACCTCCAGTTCTGTCAGGAGCGAAACCATACGTAATGAACGAAGGTTCTCATCTGTGGTTGCCGATTTACGCGATCCAACGTGATCcaaaatattttgagaaaCCGAATACCTTCGATCCAGATCGATTTTTGGATAAGAAGAGTAATCTCGTTAACAGCGGAGTGTATTTACCATTTGGCATGGGTCCGAGAAATTGTATCGCCAAAAGGTTCGCGTTAATGGAGGCTAAAGTCGCATTGTTCCATATTTTTGCCCGTTGCCGGCTCGAAGTTTGTTCCGAGACGACGATGCCTATGGAATTGAAGACGAGAGGAGTGTTTCTTACGGCGAAAAATGGATTTTGGTTGCGGATAGTTCCgagaaacatttaa
- the LOC122574826 gene encoding cytochrome P450 9e2-like isoform X1 yields the protein MYVCMYVCAVARDRRMFENVSNWTKLCFISIRLNAVVLEKLTQRIFNGSLFNLTSIRTIIMDFFVILSILLVILGIYYLLRPRNPFEVYNLPHKSSFPLLGSTWESILTRKSFATVVQEIYNLIPDAKYVGLYNRMTPVLMIRDEELIKSITIKNFDYFRNHRNFINEQIDSFFSSNLLLLRDDRWRNVRSLFTPAFSSSKMRSMFQLMSETAVNMAKYLSTLPANENVVEMKDIFTRYANDVFATCAFGIVIDSLADRKNKFYTLGREALDIHSVTILKLIVIKIFPGLARRFGITLLSRKVTNFFKQVVSDSIKVREEKGIVRPDFIQLMMETKGKLGSGKDLTVDDITAQAFIFFFGGFETTSGLLCFAAHEVAVNPEVQKRLHAEIDCVLADSNRELTFEIFNSRLEYLDAVINETVRMYPIIPITDRECSKSFELPPVLSGAKPYVMNEGSHLWLPIYAIQRDPKYFEKPNTFDPDRFLDKKSNLVNSGVYLPFGMGPRNCIAKRFALMEAKVALFHIFARCRLEVCSETTMPMELKTRGVFLTAKNGFWLRIVPRNI from the exons atgtatgtatgtatgtatgtatgcgcTGTTGCACGCGACAGACGGATGTTCGAAAATGTATCCAACTGGACTAAACTGTGTTTT ATTTCCATACGTTTGAATGCCGTTGTACTCGAAAAATTGACTCAACGAATTTTTAATGGTAGCCTTTTCAACCTAACCTCAATTCGCACGATCATCATGGATTTCTTCGTAATATTGTCGATTCTTCTCGTGATTCTGGGAATATACTATCTTTTGAGGCCACGGAACCCTTTCGAGGTATATAATCTACCACACAAGAGCTCATTTCCTCTACTAGGTAGCACATGGGAGTCGATATTAACGCGAAAGTCATTCGCAACCGTGGTTCAGGAAATTTATAACTTGATACCAGACGCGAAATACGTGGGACTCTACAACCGAATGACACCGGTCTTGATGATTCGCGATGAAGAGTTGATCAAATCCATTaccataaaaaattttgaCTATTTTCGGAACCATCGAAATTTCATCAACGAACAAATAGACAGCTTCTTCAGCAGTAATCTGCTGCTACTCCGTGACGATAGGTGGAGAAACGTCAGGTCGTTATTCACTCCAGCCTTCAGCTCCAGTAAGATGAGATCCATGTTTCAATTGATGTCCGAGACTGCTGTAAACATGGCAAAATATTTGTCAACCCTTCCGGCGAATGAGAACGTGGTAGAGATGAAGGACATCTTCACCAGGTATGCAAACGATGTGTTCGCGACGTGTGCTTTTGGTATCGTGATCGATTCATTGGCCgatcgaaaaaataaattttatactttaggCAGAGAGGCTTTGGATATTCACAGCGTAACGATTCTCAAACTTAtcgtgataaaaatattcccagGATTAGCCAGAAGAtttggtataacgttattaagCAGAAAGGTAACGAATTTCTTCAAACAAGTGGTATCTGACAGTATCAAAGTCAGAGAAGAGAAAGGTATAGTCAGACCAGATTTTATTCAGCTGATGATGGAAACCAAAGGTAAATTAGGTTCGGGAAAGGATCTCACCGTTGATGATATCACTGCCCAAgcatttatcttctttttcggAGGTTTCGAGACTACATCCGGACTATTATGCTTTGCTGCTCATGAAGTGGCTGTGAATCCCGAGGTTCAGAAAAGGCTGCATGCCGAAATCGATTGCGTTTTGGCCGATTCCAACAGGGAGCTCactttcgaaatattcaaCAGTCGTTTGGAGTATCTCGACGCTGTGATCAACGAGACAGTGAGAATGTATCCAATTATACCTATCACCGATCGAGAATGTTCGAAATCATTCGAACTACCTCCAGTTCTGTCAGGAGCGAAACCATACGTAATGAACGAAGGTTCTCATCTGTGGTTGCCGATTTACGCGATCCAACGTGATCcaaaatattttgagaaaCCGAATACCTTCGATCCAGATCGATTTTTGGATAAGAAGAGTAATCTCGTTAACAGCGGAGTGTATTTACCATTTGGCATGGGTCCGAGAAATTGTATCGCCAAAAGGTTCGCGTTAATGGAGGCTAAAGTCGCATTGTTCCATATTTTTGCCCGTTGCCGGCTCGAAGTTTGTTCCGAGACGACGATGCCTATGGAATTGAAGACGAGAGGAGTGTTTCTTACGGCGAAAAATGGATTTTGGTTGCGGATAGTTCCgagaaacatttaa
- the LOC122574827 gene encoding cytochrome P450 9e2-like encodes MEINWWPIIAAVVAVIAVAYYRVTRAYDFFEKRGIPYYSYVPLLGSIWEPILQRISFAETVEKMYQAFPDSKYIGFFDFSSPIVMIRDIELIKSITVKNFDHFPDHRSFDNVDRDPLFGKNLFALRGERWKEVRNTLSPAFTSSKMKAMFVLMRECAKEYGDYFASLPADQTTLELKDSFTKYTNDVIATCAFGINVNSIKDPKNNFYVYGREATHFGRSQSIKFFIVRSLPWVARALNIRIIKKQIVDFFQDLVATTIKTRDEKGIVRPDMLQLMMETRGKLGPGKELTIEDMTAQAFVFFFGGFESTSTLMCFAAYEVGMNEEVQRRLQDEIDQVLKDCKGEATYEAINGMKYLDAVILESLRMYPTIVAVDRLCVKPFELPPHLPGKNPYIVQENDTVWIPIYGIQRDPQKYPEPNKFNPDRFNNDAKQMLNSSSLFTFGLGPRMCIGNRFAILETKVLLFYIFAKCNLIPCAKTSIPLKLNKKGFAMTSENGFWFNIQPRNIKKGEVEKITVPGTTMFIEKIPDRHPDN; translated from the coding sequence ATGGAAATAAACTGGTGGCCAATAATCGCGGCGGTGGTCGCCGTAATCGCGGTAGCTTATTACAGAGTCACTCGGGCCTACGATTTCTTTGAGAAACGCGGGATTCCTTACTACAGTTACGTCCCGCTACTAGGAAGCATTTGGGAGCCCATACTTCAACGAATCTCGTTCGCCGAGACGGTTGAAAAAATGTACCAGGCGTTTCCCGATTCGAAGTACATCGGTTTTTTCGACTTCTCCTCACCCATAGTTATGATTCGAGATATCGAACTGATCAAGTCGATCACCGTGAAGAACTTCGATCATTTTCCAGATCACAGATCCTTCGATAACGTAGATAGAGATCCCCTGTTTGGTAAGAATTTATTTGCCCTTCGTGGCGAAAGATGGAAGGAAGTACGAAACACGTTGAGTCCAGCCTTCACGTCGAGCAAGATGAAGGCGATGTTCGTACTAATGCGCGAATGCGCTAAGGAATACGGCGATTATTTCGCTTCTTTGCCTGCCGACCAGACTACTTTGGAGTTAAAAGATTCGTTCACCAAATATACCAACGACGTAATCGCCACTTGTGCCTTTGGCATTAACGTGAACTCGATAAAGGACCcgaagaacaatttttacgtGTACGGTAGAGAGGCTACTCATTTTGGAAGATCGCAATCCATCAAGTTTTTCATTGTAAGAAGCTTGCCCTGGGTAGCTCGAGCGTTAAATATTAGGATAATTAAGAAGCAGATCGTGGATTTTTTCCAAGACTTGGTGGCTACTACGATAAAGACCAGAGACGAGAAAGGTATCGTTCGTCCGGATATGCTTCAGCTGATGATGGAAACGAGAGGGAAATTAGGCCCAGGAAAGGAGTTGACCATCGAAGACATGACTGCCCAGGcgttcgtcttcttcttcggTGGATTCGAAAGCACCTCTACTCTGATGTGCTTCGCTGCTTACGAGGTTGGAATGAACGAGGAAGTTCAGAGGAGATTGCAAGACGAGATCGATCAGGTTTTGAAGGATTGTAAGGGCGAAGCCACGTACGAGGCTATCAACGGCATGAAGTATCTGGACGCTGTCATTCTCGAGAGTCTTAGGATGTATCCGACCATCGTGGCTGTCGATAGACTTTGCGTAAAACCGTTCGAATTACCGCCACATTTGCCTGGAAAAAACCCCTACATCGTCCAAGAAAATGATACCGTATGGATACCGATTTATGGAATTCAGCGCGATCCACAGAAGTATCCAGAGCCAAACAAATTCAATCCTGATAGATTCAACAACGATGCGAAACAGATGCTCAACTCCAGTTCGCTCTTTACCTTTGGTTTGGGACCTAGAATGTGTATTGGTAATAGATTCGCGATATTGGAGACGAAAGTTTTgttgttctatatttttgcaaagTGTAACCTCATACCGTGCGCCAAGACTTCTATACCGCtgaaattgaacaaaaaagGATTTGCTATGACATCAGAGAATGGATTCTGGTTTAACATTCAACCGAGAAACATAAAGAAAGGCGAGGTCGAGAAAATTACGGTTCCAGGAACAACGATGTTTATCGAGAAGATTCCTGATAGACATCCAGACAATTAA
- the LOC122574830 gene encoding cytochrome P450 9e2-like has translation MEYLSLGLSLIAILIAIYYCATKNHNLFKKHGILHIPPMPLFGNMGSFFAKRSTLQDTILEAYELHPEAKYVGIYESLTPIIVLRDLDLIKSVNMKNFDHFTDHRNFVFKDMDPIFAGMLFSMKGGQWKEQRSILSLAFTSNKVKDMFNLMSECATRYANYLSNLAENEREMEMRDLLTKYTTDVIATCVYGVSVDTIKDPKNIFYTYGRSTTFTSFKKDMAMLAQRNLPWLAKLFQLRFLEKHIAKFFTDQVINTIEERKQNSTYRSDILQLFIDVNDKNGPGKGMSTENMVNHAFSLFFGGTDSVATQTSFLFYLLAENPEILKRLQEEIDETLENNNGQLTYDAIQKMKYLDAMINEAMRLQPITVFLDRLCVKDFELPPALPGEKPFTVKAGMNIWIPVDAIHHDPKHYKNPQKFDPDRFLENGKKIINSGAFMPFGFGPRICIGNRFALTEIKVLLCHILAKCNVKIGSKMLLPLQYEEGVITAYAKNGFWLNVEPRENSCCTSQTNGTTKHLNNGNCRN, from the coding sequence ATGGAGTATCTGTCCCTTGGTCTGTCTTTGATAGCGATACTGATCGCTATCTACTACTGTGCCACAAAGaatcataatttattcaaGAAACATGGAATCCTGCACATTCCACCGATGCCATTGTTTGGAAATATGGGATCCTTCTTCGCAAAACGGTCCACCTTGCAAGACACCATTTTGGAAGCTTATGAACTTCATCCTGAAGCGAAATATGTTGGCATATACGAGTCACTCACGCCTATCATAGTGCTCCGCGATCTCGACTTGATCAAGTCCGTCAACATGAAGAATTTCGATCACTTTACCGACCATCGTAACTTTGTCTTCAAGGACATGGACCCTATATTTGCCGGAATGCTGTTTTCTATGAAAGGCGGGCAATGGAAGGAGCAAAGGAGCATATTGTCACTCGCGTTTACTTCCAATAAGGTAAAGGATATGTTCAATCTGATGTCCGAGTGTGCTACCAGATACGCGAACTATTTGTCGAACCTAGCGGAGAATGAGCGTGAAATGGAGATGAGGGATCTGCTGACTAAATATACCACCGATGTAATCGCCACCTGCGTCTACGGTGTATCTGTCGACACCATAAAAGATCCGAAGAACATATTTTACACGTATGGCAGATCGACCACGTTCACTAGTTTCAAAAAAGATATGGCAATGTTGGCGCAAAGGAACCTGCCCTGGCTGGCGAAGCTCTTTCAGCTCAGATTTTTGGAGAAACATATAGCGAAATTTTTTACCGACCAAGTGATCAACACGATCGAGGAAAGGAAACAGAATAGCACTTATCGATCAGATATTCTACAACTATTCATAGATGTAAACGACAAGAATGGTCCAGGAAAAGGTATGAGTACGGAAAACATGGTTAATCACGCTTTTAGCTTATTCTTTGGTGGAACTGATTCCGTTGCAACGCAGACGAGCTTTCTGTTCTACCTTCTAGCCGAAAATCCAGAGATTTTGAAAAGACTACAGGAGGAAATCGACGAaacgttggaaaataataacgGACAATTGACTTACGATGCCATACAGAAGATGAAGTACTTGGATGCCATGATCAACGAAGCGATGAGATTGCAACCAATTACCGTATTCTTGGATAGACTATGCGTGAAAGATTTCGAGCTGCCACCAGCCTTACCTGGTGAAAAACCTTTCACCGTAAAAGCAGGAATGAACATCTGGATACCTGTTGACGCAATTCACCACGATCCCAAGCACTACAAGAATCCGCAGAAATTCGATCCGGATAGATTCCTCGAGAATGGAAAGAAGATCATAAATTCGGGGGCGTTTATGCCGTTTGGTTTCGGTCCCAGAATCTGCATCGGCAATCGGTTCGCGTTAACAGAGATAAAGGTATTGCTGTGCCACATTCTCGCCAAGTGCAACGTCAAGATTGGATCGAAGATGTTGCTTCCGTTGCAATATGAGGAAGGTGTGATAACCGCCTATGCTAAGAATGGATTTTGGCTGAATGTTGAGCCCAGAGAAAATTCTTGCTGCACGTCTCAAACTAATGGAACGACAAAGCATCTGAATAAtggaaattgtagaaattga